A region from the Streptomyces lydicus genome encodes:
- the gcvP gene encoding aminomethyl-transferring glycine dehydrogenase, whose product MTTNRISLTELERGTPFEHRHIGPDHEAQAKMLAHLGFGSLDELTDTAVPDVIKSAEALGLPQARTEAEVLQELHGLADRNQVLASMIGLGYYGTFTPPVILRNVMENPAWYTAYTPYQPEISQGRLEALLNFQTMVADLTGLPTSGSSLLDEGTAAAEAMALSRRVGKVKQGVFLVDADCLPQTIAVIQTRAEPTGVEVVVADLSDGIPADVAERGVFGVLLQYPGASGAVRDPRAVIEQAHELGAVVTVAADLLALTLLASPGELGADIAVGTTQRFGVPMGFGGPHAGFMAVRDQFARSLPGRLVGVSVDADGNKAYRLALQTREQHIRREKATSNICTAQVLLAVMAGMYAVYHGPEGLRTIAHRTHRYAAVLAEGLRAGGVEIVHGAYFDTLTARVPGRAAEVVAAAREAGVNLRQVDADLVGIACDETTGRAQLAGVWGAFGVHGDVEQLDAAAAEALPQDLLRGDDYLAHPVFHRYRSETAMLRYLRTLADKDYALDRGMIPLGSCTMKLNATTEMEPVTWPAFGQLHPFAPAAQAQGYLTLIQELEERLATVTGYDKVSIQPNAGSQGELAGLLAVRAYHRANGDEQRTVCLIPSSAHGTNAASAVMAGMKVVVVKTGEDGEVDADDLHAKIEKHRDELAVLMVTYPSTHGVFEEHITQICATVHEAGGQVYVDGANLNALVGLAEPGKFGGDVSHLNLHKTFCIPHGGGGPGVGPVGVRAHLAPYLPNHPLQPGAGPETGVGPISAAPWGSAGILPISWAYVRLMGGEGLKRATQVAVLSANYIAKRLEPHYPVLYTGPGGLVAHECIIDVRPLTKATGVSIDDVAKRLIDYGFHAPTMSFPVAGTLMIEPTESEDLGELDRFCDAMIAIRAEIEKVGTGEWDKDDNPLRNAPHTAGALGGDWPHPYTREEAVFPAGVEASEKYWPPVRRIDGAFGDRNLVCSCPPLDAYDS is encoded by the coding sequence ATGACCACCAATCGCATCTCCTTGACCGAGCTGGAACGCGGCACCCCCTTCGAGCACCGGCACATCGGTCCCGACCACGAGGCGCAGGCGAAGATGCTCGCGCACCTCGGGTTCGGATCGCTGGACGAGCTCACCGACACCGCCGTTCCCGATGTGATCAAGAGCGCAGAGGCACTCGGCCTGCCGCAGGCCCGTACCGAGGCCGAGGTGCTGCAGGAGCTGCACGGCCTCGCGGACCGCAACCAGGTGCTGGCGTCCATGATCGGACTCGGCTACTACGGCACCTTCACCCCGCCGGTGATCCTGCGCAACGTCATGGAGAACCCGGCCTGGTACACGGCCTACACCCCCTATCAGCCGGAGATCTCGCAGGGCCGCCTCGAGGCGCTGCTCAACTTCCAGACGATGGTCGCCGACCTGACCGGTCTGCCCACCTCCGGCTCCTCGCTGCTGGACGAGGGCACCGCGGCCGCCGAGGCGATGGCGCTCTCCCGCCGGGTCGGCAAGGTCAAGCAGGGTGTCTTCCTGGTCGACGCCGACTGTCTGCCGCAGACCATCGCCGTGATCCAGACCCGTGCGGAGCCCACCGGCGTCGAGGTCGTGGTCGCCGACCTGTCCGACGGCATCCCGGCCGACGTCGCCGAGCGCGGGGTGTTCGGTGTGCTGCTGCAGTACCCCGGCGCCTCCGGTGCGGTCCGCGACCCGCGCGCCGTCATCGAGCAGGCCCACGAGCTGGGCGCGGTCGTCACCGTCGCCGCCGATCTGCTCGCCCTGACGCTGCTGGCCTCGCCCGGTGAGCTCGGCGCGGACATCGCCGTCGGCACCACCCAGCGCTTCGGCGTCCCGATGGGCTTCGGCGGGCCGCACGCCGGGTTCATGGCCGTCCGCGACCAGTTCGCCCGCAGTCTGCCCGGGCGCCTGGTGGGCGTCTCCGTCGATGCCGACGGCAACAAGGCCTACCGCCTCGCGCTGCAGACCCGTGAGCAGCACATCCGCCGCGAGAAGGCCACCAGCAACATCTGCACCGCACAGGTGCTGCTCGCCGTCATGGCCGGTATGTACGCGGTCTACCACGGCCCCGAGGGTCTGCGGACGATCGCCCACCGCACCCACCGCTACGCCGCGGTCCTCGCCGAGGGCCTGCGGGCCGGCGGGGTGGAGATCGTGCACGGCGCGTACTTCGACACGCTGACCGCACGGGTGCCCGGCCGGGCCGCCGAGGTCGTCGCCGCCGCCCGCGAGGCCGGTGTCAACCTCCGGCAGGTCGACGCCGACCTCGTCGGTATCGCCTGCGACGAGACCACCGGGCGCGCGCAGCTGGCCGGCGTCTGGGGCGCCTTCGGCGTGCACGGCGACGTCGAGCAGCTGGACGCGGCCGCCGCCGAAGCGCTGCCGCAGGACCTGCTGCGCGGCGACGACTACCTCGCCCACCCGGTCTTCCACCGGTACCGCTCCGAGACCGCGATGCTGCGCTACCTGCGCACCCTCGCGGACAAGGACTACGCACTGGACCGCGGCATGATCCCGCTCGGCTCCTGCACCATGAAGCTGAACGCGACCACCGAGATGGAGCCGGTCACCTGGCCCGCCTTCGGGCAGCTGCACCCCTTCGCGCCCGCCGCCCAGGCCCAGGGCTACCTCACCCTGATCCAGGAGCTGGAGGAGCGGCTGGCCACCGTCACCGGCTACGACAAGGTCTCCATCCAGCCCAACGCCGGATCGCAGGGCGAGCTGGCCGGTCTGCTGGCGGTGCGTGCCTACCACCGCGCCAACGGTGACGAGCAGCGCACCGTCTGCCTGATCCCGTCCTCCGCGCACGGCACCAACGCCGCCAGCGCGGTGATGGCCGGCATGAAGGTCGTCGTCGTCAAGACCGGTGAGGACGGCGAGGTCGACGCCGACGACCTGCACGCCAAGATCGAGAAGCACCGTGACGAACTCGCGGTCCTGATGGTCACCTACCCCTCCACCCACGGCGTGTTCGAGGAGCACATCACCCAGATCTGCGCCACGGTGCACGAGGCCGGCGGCCAGGTCTACGTCGACGGCGCCAACCTCAATGCGCTGGTCGGCCTCGCCGAGCCCGGCAAGTTCGGCGGCGATGTCTCGCACCTCAACCTGCACAAGACGTTCTGCATCCCGCACGGCGGCGGTGGCCCGGGCGTCGGTCCGGTCGGCGTACGCGCCCACCTGGCGCCGTACCTGCCCAACCACCCGCTGCAGCCCGGCGCGGGACCGGAGACGGGAGTGGGCCCGATCTCCGCGGCACCCTGGGGCTCGGCCGGCATCCTGCCGATCTCCTGGGCGTACGTCCGCCTGATGGGCGGCGAGGGCCTCAAGCGCGCCACCCAGGTGGCGGTGCTGAGCGCCAACTACATCGCCAAGCGCCTGGAGCCGCACTACCCGGTGCTCTACACCGGCCCCGGCGGCCTGGTCGCGCACGAGTGCATCATCGACGTGCGGCCGCTGACCAAGGCGACCGGTGTGAGCATCGACGACGTCGCCAAGCGGCTGATCGACTACGGCTTCCACGCGCCGACGATGTCGTTCCCGGTGGCCGGCACGCTGATGATCGAGCCGACCGAGAGCGAGGACCTCGGCGAGCTGGACCGGTTCTGCGACGCGATGATCGCCATCCGCGCGGAGATCGAGAAGGTCGGCACGGGGGAGTGGGACAAGGACGACAACCCGCTGCGCAACGCCCCGCACACCGCGGGCGCGCTCGGCGGTGACTGGCCGCACCCGTACACCCGCGAGGAGGCCGTCTTCCCGGCCGGCGTCGAGGCCTCGGAGAAGTACTGGCCGCCGGTGCGCCGCATCGACGGTGCCTTCGGTGACCGTAACCTCGTCTGCTCCTGCCCGCCGCTGGACGCGTACGACAGCTGA
- a CDS encoding DUF5999 family protein gives MCQHQPPCPSADSTDREAAHLVAHHPEQGWSLLCNGVLLFEDTGELLPDGQVIAPHRTRATAAA, from the coding sequence ATGTGCCAGCACCAACCGCCATGCCCGTCAGCCGACTCCACCGACCGGGAGGCCGCCCATCTCGTGGCGCACCACCCGGAGCAGGGCTGGAGCCTGCTCTGCAACGGCGTCCTGCTCTTCGAGGACACCGGTGAGCTGCTGCCGGACGGGCAGGTCATCGCCCCGCACCGCACTCGCGCCACCGCCGCCGCCTGA